The following coding sequences lie in one Lolium perenne isolate Kyuss_39 chromosome 2, Kyuss_2.0, whole genome shotgun sequence genomic window:
- the LOC127335869 gene encoding probable trehalose-phosphate phosphatase 5 isoform X1 — protein sequence MGRCLGLRSVVLVWVAAAEAAAVVAASGPRQTVLALPSNMVPSPVTSKGHHWSSSSATYISRPKLVEVVNGLLGVMNLPSTCAIPYEHSAPEEVAANNAWLAKYPSALASFDQIITNAQGKKIALFLDYDGTLSPIVNDPEKAFMSPEMRTAVKNVAKFCPTAIVSGRSREKVFEFVKLKELYYAGSHGMDILVSSADSESKTNNDKETKLFQPASEFLPMISEVYKSLVEATRSIKGANVENNKFCVSVHFRNVDKKDWKLVAEIVDNVLKAFPRLKLTTGRKVLEIRPVIDWDKGNAVEFLLQLLQLDDPESVLPIYIGDDQTDEDAFKLLRKRNYGFGILVSQVPKETEAFYSLRAPSEVMEFLNFLGEMQGKNHHE from the exons ATGGGGCGCTGCCTGGGGCTGCGGTCGGTCGTCCTAGTGTGGGTGGCGGCGGCAGAGGCAGCGGCGGTCGTCGCAGCATCGGGGCCGCGGCAGACGGTATTGGCACTGCCTTCAAATATGGTGCCATCTCCAGTCACATCCAAGGGACATCACTGGTCTTCCTCCAGTGCAACATATATCAGTCGACCTAAGCTTGTCGAAGTCGTCAATGGATTGCTCGGTGTCATGAACCTGCCGTCAACCTGTGCAATACCATACGAACATTCCGCTCCTGAGGAAGTTGCTGCTAACAACGCCTGGCTG GCAAAATATCCTTCTGCTTTGGCTTCCTTCGACCAAATCATAACCAATGCACAGGGCAAGAAGATCGCCTTGTTTCTGGACTATGATGGCACGCTTTCGCCTATCGTCAATGACCCCGAGAAGGCGTTTATGTCCCCAGAG ATGCGCACTGCTGTGAAGAATGTTGCCAAGTTCTGCCCAACGGCAATCGTCAGCGGGAGGTCACGTGAAAAG GTGTTTGAATTTGTGAAGCTGAAGGAGCTCTACTACGCCGGAAGTCATGGAATGGATATACTGGTATCCTCTGCAGATTCTGAAAGTAAAACAAATAAT GACAAAGAAACCAAACTGTTCCAACCTGCAAGTGAGTTCTTACCCATGATCAGTGAG GTTTACAAGTCCCTAGTGGAGGCCACACGATCAATCAAGGGTGCAAATGTTGAGAACAACAAGTTTTGTGTGTCTGTACATTTCCGCAACGTCGACAAAAAG GACTGGAAATTAGTCGCGGAGATTGTCGACAATGTCCTGAAAGCTTTTCCTCGTCTCAAACTAACAACCGGACGAAAG GTTTTAGAGATTCGTCCAGTGATTGACTGGGACAAGGGAAATGCAGTGGAGTTTCTGCTCCAGTTGCTCCAGCTAGATGACCCTGAAAGCGTTCTTCCTATCTACATTGGAGATGACCAAACCGACGAAGACGCATTCAAG TTGCTCCGGAAGCGGAACTATGGATTTGGGATTCTTGTTTCGCAAGTGCCAAAGGAGACTGAAGCCTTCTACTCACTGCGAGCCCCATCTGAA GTGATGGAATTCCTCAATTTTCTTGGTGAGATGCAAGGAAAAAATCACCATGAATGA
- the LOC127335869 gene encoding probable trehalose-phosphate phosphatase 1 isoform X2: MGRCLGLRSVVLVWVAAAEAAAVVAASGPRQTVLALPSNMVPSPVTSKGHHWSSSSATYISRPKLVEVVNGLLGVMNLPSTCAIPYEHSAPEEVAANNAWLAKYPSALASFDQIITNAQGKKIALFLDYDGTLSPIVNDPEKAFMSPEMRTAVKNVAKFCPTAIVSGRSREKVFEFVKLKELYYAGSHGMDILDKETKLFQPASEFLPMISEVYKSLVEATRSIKGANVENNKFCVSVHFRNVDKKDWKLVAEIVDNVLKAFPRLKLTTGRKVLEIRPVIDWDKGNAVEFLLQLLQLDDPESVLPIYIGDDQTDEDAFKLLRKRNYGFGILVSQVPKETEAFYSLRAPSEVMEFLNFLGEMQGKNHHE, from the exons ATGGGGCGCTGCCTGGGGCTGCGGTCGGTCGTCCTAGTGTGGGTGGCGGCGGCAGAGGCAGCGGCGGTCGTCGCAGCATCGGGGCCGCGGCAGACGGTATTGGCACTGCCTTCAAATATGGTGCCATCTCCAGTCACATCCAAGGGACATCACTGGTCTTCCTCCAGTGCAACATATATCAGTCGACCTAAGCTTGTCGAAGTCGTCAATGGATTGCTCGGTGTCATGAACCTGCCGTCAACCTGTGCAATACCATACGAACATTCCGCTCCTGAGGAAGTTGCTGCTAACAACGCCTGGCTG GCAAAATATCCTTCTGCTTTGGCTTCCTTCGACCAAATCATAACCAATGCACAGGGCAAGAAGATCGCCTTGTTTCTGGACTATGATGGCACGCTTTCGCCTATCGTCAATGACCCCGAGAAGGCGTTTATGTCCCCAGAG ATGCGCACTGCTGTGAAGAATGTTGCCAAGTTCTGCCCAACGGCAATCGTCAGCGGGAGGTCACGTGAAAAG GTGTTTGAATTTGTGAAGCTGAAGGAGCTCTACTACGCCGGAAGTCATGGAATGGATATACTG GACAAAGAAACCAAACTGTTCCAACCTGCAAGTGAGTTCTTACCCATGATCAGTGAG GTTTACAAGTCCCTAGTGGAGGCCACACGATCAATCAAGGGTGCAAATGTTGAGAACAACAAGTTTTGTGTGTCTGTACATTTCCGCAACGTCGACAAAAAG GACTGGAAATTAGTCGCGGAGATTGTCGACAATGTCCTGAAAGCTTTTCCTCGTCTCAAACTAACAACCGGACGAAAG GTTTTAGAGATTCGTCCAGTGATTGACTGGGACAAGGGAAATGCAGTGGAGTTTCTGCTCCAGTTGCTCCAGCTAGATGACCCTGAAAGCGTTCTTCCTATCTACATTGGAGATGACCAAACCGACGAAGACGCATTCAAG TTGCTCCGGAAGCGGAACTATGGATTTGGGATTCTTGTTTCGCAAGTGCCAAAGGAGACTGAAGCCTTCTACTCACTGCGAGCCCCATCTGAA GTGATGGAATTCCTCAATTTTCTTGGTGAGATGCAAGGAAAAAATCACCATGAATGA